From one Leifsonia soli genomic stretch:
- the ligD gene encoding non-homologous end-joining DNA ligase, which produces MSPSKKSETFLEAAGHEVRISSPDKVVFPEPGLTKLDLARYYVAVADGALRGAGGRPMVLKRFVKGLSQEPFFQKRVPEGHPDFIDTATLHYASGTSAEEAVVRDAAGLAWVSNLGCLDLNPHAVRAEDLEHPDELRVDLDPMPGVDWSQIVDVAFVAREVLDDNGLVGWPKTSGSRGLHILVRIAPTWGFADVRLAAETLAREVENRAPGLATARWWKEERGESVFVDFNQNAKDRTVASAYSIRPLPDARVSTPLDWDEVRERRPEEFTVRTVLDRFAERGDPHDGIDEAVGSLDALLALARTLGPSEKPPRSGDGAGRRVSQMPLIEVARTKTKPEALDALEQWKAAHRDVAARLHPADELVDGMRGSSSLWYRVRVNLQHVPEPERPEQEPLIADYDPWAGRQWPGRG; this is translated from the coding sequence ATGAGCCCGTCGAAGAAGTCCGAGACGTTCCTCGAGGCTGCGGGGCACGAGGTCCGCATCTCGAGCCCCGACAAGGTCGTCTTCCCCGAGCCGGGACTGACGAAGCTCGACCTCGCGCGCTACTACGTCGCGGTCGCGGACGGCGCGCTGCGCGGAGCGGGCGGCCGGCCGATGGTGCTGAAGCGGTTCGTGAAAGGACTGTCGCAGGAGCCGTTCTTCCAGAAGCGCGTGCCGGAGGGGCACCCCGACTTCATCGACACCGCGACACTGCACTACGCCAGCGGGACGTCCGCCGAGGAGGCCGTGGTGCGGGATGCGGCCGGGCTCGCGTGGGTGTCCAACCTCGGGTGCCTCGACCTCAACCCGCATGCGGTCCGCGCGGAGGACCTCGAGCATCCCGACGAGCTGCGCGTCGACCTGGACCCGATGCCCGGGGTCGACTGGTCGCAGATCGTCGATGTCGCCTTCGTCGCCCGCGAGGTGCTGGACGACAACGGGCTGGTCGGCTGGCCGAAGACGAGCGGGTCGCGCGGCCTGCACATCCTGGTCCGCATCGCTCCGACGTGGGGGTTCGCGGACGTCCGGCTCGCCGCCGAAACGCTGGCGCGCGAGGTCGAGAACCGCGCCCCCGGGCTCGCCACGGCCCGCTGGTGGAAGGAGGAGCGCGGCGAGAGCGTCTTCGTCGACTTCAACCAGAACGCGAAAGACCGCACGGTGGCCTCCGCGTACTCCATCCGGCCGCTCCCCGACGCGCGGGTCTCCACCCCGCTGGACTGGGACGAGGTGCGCGAACGGCGCCCCGAGGAGTTCACCGTCCGGACCGTGCTCGACCGCTTCGCGGAGCGCGGCGACCCCCACGACGGCATCGACGAGGCCGTCGGTTCGCTGGACGCCCTGCTCGCGCTCGCGCGGACGCTGGGGCCGTCGGAGAAGCCCCCGCGGAGCGGTGACGGCGCCGGCCGCCGCGTGTCGCAGATGCCCCTCATCGAGGTCGCCCGCACGAAGACGAAGCCCGAGGCGCTCGACGCGCTCGAGCAGTGGAAGGCCGCCCACCGGGATGTCGCGGCCCGCCTGCACCCGGCGGACGAGCTGGTCGACGGGATGCGCGGCTCCAGCTCGCTCTGGTACCGCGTCCGGGTGAACCTGCAGCACGTCCCCGAGCCCGAGCGCCCGGAGCAGGAGCCCCTCATCGCCGACTACGACCCGTGGGCGGGCCGGCAGTGGCCCGGCCGCGGGTGA